One window of the Rhipicephalus sanguineus isolate Rsan-2018 chromosome 4, BIME_Rsan_1.4, whole genome shotgun sequence genome contains the following:
- the LOC119391454 gene encoding uncharacterized protein LOC119391454 encodes MYRSHDPEVHVPPGQHQCDRCSQSFPSARGLYNHRTWHQTQDAAARSAGSTRPAPAGPAPQVPPLGDRAETPLLDALPQATLSPGPPSVPSPTGQASVSPLGSSTRGATSPAHDTGTPQSQPSPSQSPSTSPEPATDDGADPDEADDPPGTPPVEDPILDMPPDHTDLLGDQARLLRQLLREPPSQDSWDRCEAAWAQAVTLASEAVRLPPLTTERPRRPLNPANAADIQRLYRRNRRRAVRLILEGPSRPCEIPLQDLEDHWGSTWSERTADTSLLFRRPTAPEPVDLSPFAPDEVLLRLRKSENTAPGTDRLTYHHWKAVDPEARFLTALFNACVHHRRTPDAWRTSRTVLIYKKGDSNIPSNWRPIALGCTASKLYAKCLAARLQTWALQHQVLSHCQKGFLPYDGVFELNYVFQHRLGAARGGGPDLCAALLDFTNAYGSVPHQALFDALRGAGAGDVFTDLITDLYAGNRTCLVAAEGTSQPVPILAGLRQGCPLSGLLFNLVIDPIVRDVQGEDDGHNILAYADDLTPLATSPVLLQSRIDRIEALATSLGLSLNPAKCSSLHLSGATPVGMRPTSFLVSGTAISALRDFQPQRFLGRPVGYRLPTSTGSVIDTAIDQARKIFASMLAPWQRLDAVRTFVYPALNFPMRCGVLTKTDWRRLDDAIRPLVKRTLYLPGNASNNYVYGSAAGGAAGIPVAAELSDICRVDSAYKLLTTTDRGLRDMALLDAYSVASARLGWEATRAELESYLSGNIEDVFRAPASQLRSVWTEARKASRRLQVYWTLDPEDVRITCGDTTITPTHRCRVMRSLREVLAADRDRALHDQPNQGKVLACVAADRASSHFMRTGAYTHFADWRFIHKARLNLHPLNGARMWGQADRDQRCRICGYARETLPHVVCHCMAHSATYTARHNAVVDRLRTAASARFTVAFANRPVGDTNLRPDLVLVSGEEAIVIDVACPFENTPDALTNTRNEKVAKYEPVAAYLRRRYQRVTVAAIVVGALGATVTRW; translated from the coding sequence ATGTACCGAAGTCATGACCCGGAGGTACATGTACCTCCGGGTCAACACCAGTGTGACCGCTGCTCGCAGTCGTTCCCGTCTGCCCGGGGTCTCTACAACCACCGTACCTGGCACCAGACGCAGGACGCTGCAGCTCGGTCCGCAGGATCTACCCGGCCCGCCCCCGCAGGCCCTGCACCTCAGGTTCCTCCTCTCGGCGACCGTGCCGAGACCCCTCTCCTCGACGCCTTGCCACAGGCAACGCTGTCACCAGGTCCTCCAAGCGTGCCGAGCCCCACTGGCCAGGCCTCGGTGTCACCACTCGGGTCCTCTACCCGAGGCGCGACGTCACCTGCGCACGACACCGGGACGCCACAATCGCAGCCCTCGCCTTCACAGTCGCCGTCCACCTCACCCGAACCTGCCACGGACGACGGCGCTGACCCTGACGAGGCCGACGACCCTCCCGGGACTCCTCCGGTTGAGGACCCCATCCTGGACATGCCCCCAGACCACACCGACCTCCTCGGTGACCAAGCACGGCTCCTGCGCCAACTTCTTCGCGAGCCTCCGTCTCAGGATTCCTGGGACCGCTGTGAGGCCGCGTGGGCACAGGCGGTCACTCTGGCTTCCGAGGCTGTCCGACTGCCCCCCCTGACGACCGAACGGCCACGTCGCCCTCTGAACCCGGCAAATGCGGCTGACATTCAACGGCTTTACAGGCGTAATCGTCGCCGCGCCGTGCGGCTAATACTCGAGGGCCCGTCCAGACCGTGCGAGATACCACTTCAGGACCTCGAGGACCACTGGGGATCGACGTGGTCTGAGAGGACGGCGGACACGTCGCTCCTCTTCAGGCGCCCCACTGCTCCGGAACCCGTCGACTTGTCGCCGTTCGCTCCCGACGAGGTGCTGCTCCGCCTCCGCAAGTCCGAGAATACCGCTCCAGGGACGGACCGCTTGACGTACCACCACTGGAAGGCGGTTGACCCTGAAGCGCGGTTCCTGACGGCGCTCTTCAACGCCTGCGTCCACCACCGTCGCACACCCGACGCGTGGCGCACTTCGCGGACGGTGCTCATTTACAAAAAGGGCGACTCCAACATCCCCAGCAACTGGCGGCCTATTGCCTTGGGGTGTACAGCCTCTAAGCTCTATGCAAAGTGCCTCGCCGCCCGGCTTCAGACGTGGGCCCTCCAACACCAGGTGCTGTCACACTGCCAGAAGGGGTTTCTCCCATACGACGGAGTGTTCGAGCTCAATTACGTGTTCCAGCACCGTCTCGGCGCTGCCAGAGGCGGTGGCCCCGACCTCTGCGCGGCGCTGCTCGACTTCACAAACGCGTACGGGTCCGTTCCCCATCAGGCACTCTTCGATGCCCTTCGCGGTGCCGGCGCCGGTGACGTCTTCACCGACTTGATCACCGACCTTTACGCCGGCAACCGCACGTGTCTGGTCGCCGCCGAGGGCACCTCCCAGCCAGTCCCCATCTTGGCCGGGCTTCGCCAAGGTTGCCCCCTCAGCGGCCTCCTCTTCAATCTGGTCATCGATCCGATCGTCCGCGACGTCCAGGGCGAGGACGACGGCCATAACATCTTGGCCTACGCGGACGATCTGACACCCCTGGCGACGTCACCCGTCCTCCTGCAGAGCCGCATAGACAGGATAGAGGCCCTCGCCACGAGTCTTGGTCTCTCCCTGAATCCCGCAAAGTGCTCGTCGCTCCACCTCAGCGGCGCGACGCCTGTCGGGATGCGGCCGACGTCTTTCCTGGTGTCGGGAACCGCCATTTCGGCCCTCCgcgacttccagccgcagcggtTCCTGGGCCGCCCCGTGGGCTACCGACTGCCGACTTCGACTGGGTCCGTCATAGACACAGCCATTGACCAAGCCCGGAAGATTTTCGCATCGATGTTGGCGCCGTGGCAGCGTCTTGACGCCGTCAGGACCTTTGTCTACCCGGCGCTCAACTTCCCGATGCGCTGCGGGGTCCTCACCAAGACGGACTGGCGTCGCCTCGACGACGCCATACGTCCCCTGGTTAAGAGGACCCTCTATCTCCCGGGCAACGCGTCCAACAACTATGTCTATGGCAGCGCTGCAGGCGGCGCTGCTGGCATTCCGGTGGCGGCTGAACTCAGCGACATCTGCCGGGTGGATTCGGCCTACAAGCTCCTGACGACGACCGACCGGGGACTTCGGGACATGGCACTCCTCGACGCATACTCGGTGGCCTCTGCGAGGCTTGGATGGGAAGCTACCCGCGCCGAGCTCGAGTCTTACCTCTCGGGGAACATCGAGGACGTGTTCCGCGCCCCGGCCAGTCAGCTGCGCTCCGTGTGGACGGAGGCGCGCAAAGCGTCTCGCCGGCTCCAGGTTTACTGGACCCTCGACCCGGAGGACGTGCGCATCACTTGCGGCGACACCACCATAACGCCGACTCACCGCTGCCGGGTGATGCGGTCCCTGCGCGAGGTCCTGGCCGCCGACCGCGACAGGGCCCTCCACGACCAGCCCAACCAGGGCAAGGTCCTGGCATGCGTCGCAGCCGACCGGGCGAGCTCCCACTTTATGCGCACGGGGGCTTATACCCACTTTGCCGACTGGCGGTTTATCCACAAGGCGAGACTCAACCTCCATCCCCTCAACGGCGCCCGGATGTGGGGACAGGCGGACCGAGACCAGCGGTGCCGCATCTGCGGCTACGCCCGGGAGACGTTACCGCACGTCGTGTGCCATTGCATGGCACACAGCGCGACGTACACGGCGCGACACAACGCCGTGGTGGACCGCCTCCGCACCGCAGCGTCGGCCCGTTTCACagtcgcattcgccaaccgcccaGTGGGTGACACGAACCTTCGGCCGGACCTGGTATTGGTGAGCGGCGAGGAGGCCATTGTCATTGACGTGGCCTGCCCGTTTGAAAACACCCCGGACGCCCTCACCAATACACGCAACGAGAAGGTCGCCAAATATGAGCCTGTCGCGGCATACCTTCGGCGTCGATACCAGCGGGTCACCGTGGCTGCCATCGTCGTCGGCGCCCTGGGCGCCACGGTGACCCGCTGGTGA